A stretch of Chitinophaga caeni DNA encodes these proteins:
- a CDS encoding RagB/SusD family nutrient uptake outer membrane protein: MKKYLLLIATSTVFASCSKWLDVTPKSDVSETSLFNTEDGFKDALNGLYSRCIQHDLYGRDLSVGTLDVLAQNYNIAFNDGLGYLQTSLFNYENESFISRKDQYWNGLYNVIANSNQILNKVDEKRSLMTDMSYGMFKGEALAMRAYCHFDLLRMFAPSFVTGANQDGIPYLTTFSKDITPQSTVTEDLDFIIKDLKEAKDLLKTIDPILTAAYVVGYPDGDSTTETEGRDLFIQNRRHRLNYYAVCAELARVYLYKGEYQLALDEAEEVIHSNKFPFTKQTDFMNPNEELRDRINYNELVFAFYAASSSNTLNDQFRRSPSQSLTISTTNGRSLYEVAGVGAEDFRFKQWFSEQAENTGTYLRLEKYKRDPDANLHPQVIPGIRLSEVYYIAAECLFDQDPGKAWEYFNTVRKYRGIGQELSDPDKTFFMKELVKEARKEMYGEGQIFYMYKRLNIPLQSPTGSTFPVNNNIFVFPLPDDEISFGNR; this comes from the coding sequence ATGAAAAAATATTTATTACTGATAGCAACATCAACCGTATTTGCTTCCTGTAGCAAATGGCTCGATGTTACACCCAAATCCGATGTATCAGAAACGAGCTTGTTCAATACGGAGGATGGTTTTAAAGATGCGCTGAACGGCTTATACAGCCGTTGCATACAGCATGATTTATACGGCAGGGATCTTTCTGTTGGAACACTGGATGTATTAGCGCAGAACTACAATATTGCTTTTAATGACGGTTTAGGTTATTTACAAACTTCTCTTTTCAATTATGAAAACGAATCTTTCATCAGCAGGAAAGATCAATATTGGAATGGACTGTATAATGTAATCGCCAACAGTAACCAGATTCTAAATAAAGTAGATGAGAAACGTTCCCTGATGACTGATATGTCATACGGTATGTTCAAAGGCGAAGCATTAGCCATGCGTGCTTACTGCCATTTTGATCTGCTGCGTATGTTTGCCCCTTCATTTGTAACGGGTGCAAACCAGGACGGCATTCCCTACCTCACCACCTTTAGCAAAGACATCACGCCGCAATCTACCGTCACCGAAGACCTGGATTTTATTATCAAGGATTTGAAAGAAGCGAAGGACCTGTTGAAAACAATCGATCCGATCCTGACAGCGGCATACGTTGTCGGTTACCCGGATGGAGATTCTACGACGGAAACCGAGGGCCGGGATCTGTTTATCCAGAATAGGCGTCACAGGTTGAATTATTACGCGGTTTGTGCAGAATTAGCCAGGGTATATTTATATAAAGGTGAATACCAATTAGCCTTGGATGAAGCCGAAGAAGTGATTCATTCCAACAAGTTCCCATTCACGAAGCAAACGGATTTCATGAATCCAAATGAAGAACTGAGGGATCGTATCAATTACAACGAGTTGGTTTTTGCCTTTTACGCGGCCAGCTCCAGCAATACCCTGAACGATCAATTCAGGAGAAGCCCGAGCCAAAGTTTAACCATCAGCACTACCAACGGCAGAAGTCTTTACGAAGTGGCCGGCGTAGGCGCCGAGGATTTCCGCTTCAAACAATGGTTTAGCGAGCAAGCTGAAAACACGGGAACTTATCTCAGGTTAGAGAAGTACAAAAGGGATCCGGATGCGAACTTACACCCGCAGGTGATACCAGGCATCCGCTTATCGGAAGTTTATTATATCGCGGCAGAATGCCTATTCGACCAAGATCCGGGAAAAGCCTGGGAATATTTCAACACGGTAAGAAAATACCGCGGTATCGGCCAAGAGCTGAGCGACCCCGATAAAACTTTCTTCATGAAAGAATTGGTGAAAGAAGCCCGTAAGGAAATGTATGGTGAAGGACAGATCTTTTATATGTACAAAAGGTTAAACATACCTTTACAATCCCCTACAGGCAGCACATTCCCGGTTAACAACAACATATTTGTATTCCCGCTGCCGGATGATGAAATCTCATTTGGCAACAGATAA
- a CDS encoding DUF4843 domain-containing protein: protein MKKLFFIGLCALGFFTACEKAEEITYNSNNDIYFDFEDEESGDRVDSFRYSFALYPDKSSDTIFLKVRISGERTSYDRKFKIATMGQFTTATVDLHYEPLLAEYTIPADSGSIMVPIVLLNQDPMLMDTTVRLTLQLQETSDFATSFTQLDSAKIIWSNRLEKPTWWDVWRGELGDYSRVKHELFIRTTGTTALPNDQSDYQQTPMVLYYTRRFRAFISDPFAWVAQYPDEGYVITKEDDGQYYFYNKNNPEKKYLLEYSSSDGKYFIRDENGSRIN, encoded by the coding sequence ATGAAGAAATTATTTTTCATAGGACTCTGTGCATTAGGATTCTTTACAGCTTGTGAAAAAGCGGAAGAGATCACGTACAATTCCAACAATGACATTTATTTCGATTTCGAAGATGAGGAATCCGGAGATAGGGTGGATAGCTTCAGGTATTCATTTGCCCTTTATCCCGACAAGTCTAGCGATACGATCTTCTTGAAAGTGCGTATTTCCGGTGAAAGGACATCGTACGACCGTAAATTTAAAATTGCCACCATGGGGCAATTTACTACGGCTACGGTAGATTTACATTATGAGCCTTTGCTAGCCGAATACACGATCCCGGCAGATTCCGGCAGTATCATGGTGCCGATCGTATTGCTCAACCAAGATCCGATGCTAATGGACACTACCGTTAGGTTGACGCTTCAACTACAGGAAACATCCGATTTTGCAACGAGCTTCACACAATTAGATAGCGCGAAAATAATCTGGTCGAACCGCCTGGAAAAACCGACCTGGTGGGATGTATGGCGTGGTGAGCTGGGCGATTATTCCCGCGTAAAACACGAGCTATTCATCCGTACAACCGGTACCACGGCATTACCAAACGATCAATCTGATTACCAGCAAACACCGATGGTACTTTACTACACGAGGCGGTTCCGCGCGTTCATCTCGGATCCATTCGCTTGGGTAGCGCAATATCCGGATGAAGGTTATGTCATTACGAAAGAAGATGACGGTCAATATTATTTCTATAATAAAAATAATCCGGAGAAGAAATACTTGTTGGAATACAGTAGCTCAGATGGAAAGTATTTTATCCGCGATGAAAACGGTAGCCGTATTAACTAA
- a CDS encoding PKD-like family lipoprotein, translated as MKKSILYILGIGLLYLTSCYKDKGNYDYVDVPPPVVTNLDTLYNVNAGDSLIIAPKVALAAGNDDYICEWKFYIPGDTGALEYEMKELRIVFGLGANRYPGLLRITDQNTGMKYFYNFTVVGKTEFTQGTLVFSDNGDHSTLSFIKPDGTVQAGIFEAINRKQLAGGASQLLHLQNRNYMNVLTAYWLISKDDPDGGVQIDANTLQELKTLRAHFYEPPATINVGQMYSHPFGTINGIINDQLYIGSQETAPFATYYGYFGAQVNGKYAMHQSYVHNIAENPYGGYYLAFEKDKHYFMRFTNNTFMDTTYELGPTKLDSAFNPKDLGMDLIHMTRFSDEEIYALCDSSGLLKELKFSVEFNNGGTVFHASSMRDFVKPELISAATLWATSPIGVIYFSSNDKVYRYNPLNEEVVALTTDFNGKAVSLLKVQDNGNLLIVGVEGSIYYLDISVGHQGDMKDKIDGIPGQPKDIFVRLN; from the coding sequence ATGAAAAAATCAATACTGTATATACTTGGAATAGGATTGTTGTACTTAACATCCTGTTATAAAGACAAAGGGAATTACGATTACGTAGATGTACCGCCACCGGTTGTCACTAATTTAGATACCCTTTACAATGTAAATGCCGGAGATAGTTTAATCATCGCCCCCAAAGTAGCGCTAGCCGCGGGGAATGACGACTATATCTGCGAGTGGAAATTTTATATCCCCGGCGATACCGGGGCATTGGAATACGAGATGAAAGAGTTAAGGATCGTATTCGGTCTCGGCGCGAACAGGTATCCCGGCTTACTGCGCATTACCGACCAAAATACCGGGATGAAATATTTCTACAACTTCACGGTAGTGGGCAAAACCGAGTTTACACAAGGAACCTTGGTTTTCAGCGATAACGGCGATCATTCTACCCTATCCTTCATCAAACCCGACGGGACGGTGCAAGCAGGTATATTTGAAGCCATCAACCGCAAGCAACTAGCTGGAGGTGCAAGTCAATTGCTGCATTTACAAAACCGTAATTATATGAACGTATTAACTGCCTATTGGCTGATCTCGAAAGATGATCCCGATGGCGGTGTACAAATCGATGCTAATACCTTACAAGAACTGAAAACACTCCGGGCTCATTTCTATGAGCCCCCGGCTACCATCAATGTGGGACAAATGTACAGCCATCCATTCGGTACAATTAATGGAATCATCAATGACCAGCTTTATATCGGTTCACAAGAAACCGCTCCTTTCGCCACATATTACGGTTATTTCGGCGCCCAGGTAAATGGGAAGTATGCCATGCACCAGTCCTACGTACATAACATTGCAGAAAATCCTTACGGCGGTTACTACCTGGCGTTTGAAAAAGATAAGCACTATTTCATGAGATTCACCAATAACACTTTCATGGATACTACTTACGAGCTAGGGCCGACCAAGCTGGATTCCGCTTTCAATCCCAAGGATCTGGGCATGGACCTGATTCATATGACTAGGTTTAGCGATGAAGAAATTTATGCTTTATGCGATAGTAGCGGCCTGTTGAAAGAATTAAAATTCTCCGTAGAATTTAATAATGGCGGTACCGTTTTTCACGCTTCCAGTATGCGTGATTTCGTGAAGCCTGAATTAATCAGCGCTGCCACACTTTGGGCTACATCCCCCATCGGTGTCATTTATTTTAGTTCCAATGATAAAGTTTACCGTTACAACCCGCTCAACGAAGAAGTTGTTGCGCTTACGACCGACTTTAACGGCAAAGCGGTCAGCCTGCTTAAAGTCCAGGACAACGGTAACCTGCTCATCGTGGGAGTAGAAGGCAGTATTTATTACCTCGATATCAGCGTTGGTCACCAAGGAGATATGAAAGATAAGATAGACGGAATCCCGGGGCAACCCAAGGACATTTTCGTAAGACTTAATTAA
- a CDS encoding TlpA disulfide reductase family protein, which translates to MKLTTLATMLMLPATLVAQKGKFEISGKLGKYNAPTKVYLERRAFNGEATIDTVVLKNGTFQLSGKIADTTMALLSLQVAGQEKESRIIYLEPAKIKIKGEKDLETAQVISPANKGYDEYKLALKGYQDQMDAINHDFGNATNEQRSDTAFTHGLDKRFRKAIKDKQQMIIDFIKQHPDNFFSAVGISELSVLNGMNMEVLEPLYASISDRVKKTSAGRSFEEKMIKEKTIVVGALAPVFTQDDINGKPVSLTDFRGKYVLLDFWASWCGPCRQENPNVLRAFHKYKDKNFMVLSVSLDKPSGKADWLKAIEHDGIGEFVHVSDLQYWSNAAAKLYGITGVPTNYLLGPDGKILAMNLRGEALNQKLSELLQ; encoded by the coding sequence ATGAAGCTTACAACTTTAGCCACCATGCTTATGTTGCCGGCCACGCTGGTAGCACAAAAGGGCAAATTTGAAATCTCCGGGAAACTGGGGAAATACAATGCCCCTACCAAAGTTTACTTGGAAAGGCGTGCATTTAACGGCGAGGCAACGATTGATACCGTCGTGTTAAAAAACGGAACCTTCCAACTTAGTGGAAAGATCGCTGATACCACGATGGCCCTGTTGAGCCTACAAGTAGCCGGTCAAGAAAAAGAATCCCGGATTATTTACCTGGAGCCTGCAAAAATTAAGATCAAAGGAGAAAAAGACCTGGAAACGGCACAAGTGATCAGTCCTGCCAACAAGGGCTACGATGAATACAAACTCGCCCTGAAAGGATACCAGGATCAAATGGATGCCATCAACCACGATTTCGGGAATGCAACTAACGAGCAGAGAAGTGATACCGCGTTTACCCATGGTTTAGATAAACGCTTCAGGAAAGCGATCAAGGATAAACAACAAATGATTATCGACTTCATCAAGCAGCATCCTGATAATTTCTTCAGTGCTGTCGGTATTTCCGAGCTCAGTGTTTTGAACGGCATGAATATGGAAGTATTAGAGCCACTGTATGCTTCCATTAGCGATAGGGTTAAGAAAACATCCGCAGGCAGATCTTTTGAAGAAAAGATGATCAAGGAAAAAACGATCGTGGTAGGGGCCTTAGCGCCTGTCTTTACACAGGATGATATCAATGGTAAACCGGTATCATTGACTGATTTCCGTGGGAAATACGTATTACTGGACTTCTGGGCTTCCTGGTGCGGACCTTGCCGCCAAGAAAATCCCAACGTGTTAAGGGCATTCCATAAATACAAGGATAAAAACTTCATGGTATTATCCGTTTCATTAGACAAACCTTCCGGTAAAGCGGATTGGTTAAAAGCGATTGAGCATGATGGTATCGGGGAGTTTGTTCACGTGTCCGACTTACAATATTGGAGCAATGCCGCGGCCAAATTATATGGCATTACCGGCGTTCCAACTAATTACTTACTAGGTCCCGATGGCAAAATATTGGCCATGAACTTAAGAGGAGAAGCATTGAATCAAAAATTGTCAGAATTACTTCAATAA
- a CDS encoding Gfo/Idh/MocA family protein has translation MRVAVAGTSHGHAAFIFGRPSKGDLEIVGIYEPDTAVAKLRMRQFKLPAELFYTDLDKMLDATKPTAVLAFGSTFEHRKVVEAAAPRHMHIMVEKPLATTLEDARYMHMLAKKNKVYLLTDYETSWYPSVAKTFELIEDSSFTGQPRKIFVNDGHKGPKEIGCGPEFLDWLTDPVLNGGGALMDFGCYGANLMTRLAHNRLPISVTAVTRQFKPDVYPKVDDDATILLDYGDMQCTINASWNWTFNRKDMEIYGDKAYIKALDKNTLVRKSGERSAAEIQRITDQDIAVYEDPFSYMIDVIKGKQTIQPEDLYATDNNVIVVAILQAARESAKTGKTVYMSAIK, from the coding sequence ATGCGTGTTGCAGTAGCCGGTACATCCCACGGTCATGCCGCTTTTATATTTGGCAGACCCAGTAAAGGCGATTTAGAGATCGTAGGAATTTATGAACCGGATACCGCGGTTGCTAAACTCAGGATGCGGCAATTTAAATTACCAGCCGAGCTTTTTTATACGGATCTGGATAAAATGCTGGATGCAACAAAACCCACTGCCGTACTAGCTTTCGGCTCCACCTTTGAGCACCGGAAAGTTGTAGAAGCCGCAGCACCAAGACATATGCATATCATGGTAGAAAAACCGCTCGCAACGACATTAGAAGATGCCCGTTACATGCATATGCTGGCCAAAAAAAATAAAGTATACTTATTAACCGATTATGAAACTAGCTGGTATCCTTCGGTAGCAAAAACATTCGAGCTGATTGAAGACAGCAGTTTCACCGGTCAACCACGAAAGATCTTCGTTAATGACGGTCATAAAGGCCCCAAGGAAATCGGTTGCGGACCGGAATTCCTGGATTGGCTTACCGACCCTGTACTCAACGGTGGCGGCGCATTGATGGATTTCGGTTGCTACGGTGCGAATTTAATGACGAGGCTCGCGCATAACCGCTTACCTATTTCCGTAACGGCCGTCACGAGGCAATTCAAACCCGATGTTTACCCCAAAGTCGATGATGATGCCACGATCCTATTGGATTACGGCGATATGCAATGCACGATCAACGCCTCCTGGAACTGGACGTTTAACCGGAAAGACATGGAGATATACGGCGACAAAGCATACATCAAAGCCTTGGACAAAAATACGCTCGTGCGTAAATCCGGTGAAAGAAGCGCAGCCGAAATCCAGCGAATCACCGATCAAGATATAGCCGTTTATGAAGATCCCTTTTCATATATGATCGATGTTATCAAAGGGAAACAAACTATTCAACCGGAAGATTTATATGCTACTGACAATAACGTTATTGTAGTAGCTATCCTGCAAGCAGCGAGGGAATCAGCAAAAACGGGAAAAACGGTTTATATGTCGGCTATTAAATAA
- the panB gene encoding 3-methyl-2-oxobutanoate hydroxymethyltransferase, whose amino-acid sequence MKKTISYLHAKKHNRQKISVLTSYDYPTTKILEEVGVDMIILGDSVGTNMLGYQDETEVTLEDMIHHTKAVCRAIENIFLVTDLPYNTYQTPGMAVENARKITAAGADAVKFEGGRIDILQALKSEGILVMCHLGLNPQHDQDRMRSGKISKGKQFSEAIELIQAAKNLESAGADLLILEKIPGKLAKIITGNVNIPTIGIGAGKDCDGQVLIIHDLLGLNDKKYKHAPRYFDMKSMVKDVIGRYQDEVAEGIFPALEHTNIIKESELSLVQAWCMEHEMDI is encoded by the coding sequence ATGAAAAAGACAATCAGTTACCTGCATGCTAAAAAGCACAACCGGCAAAAAATTTCAGTGCTGACCTCTTACGATTATCCTACTACCAAAATTCTTGAAGAAGTTGGTGTGGATATGATTATCCTCGGTGATAGCGTAGGCACCAATATGCTTGGTTACCAAGATGAAACAGAAGTGACTTTAGAGGATATGATACATCATACTAAAGCTGTTTGCAGGGCTATAGAGAATATTTTTCTAGTTACCGATCTGCCCTACAATACATATCAAACCCCGGGTATGGCTGTTGAGAACGCCCGCAAGATAACTGCGGCGGGAGCCGATGCTGTAAAGTTTGAAGGGGGAAGAATCGATATATTACAGGCTTTGAAATCAGAAGGTATCTTGGTAATGTGCCACCTTGGCCTGAATCCGCAACACGATCAAGATAGGATGCGTTCCGGCAAAATTTCGAAAGGGAAACAATTTTCTGAAGCCATCGAACTTATCCAGGCGGCTAAAAATCTCGAATCGGCGGGTGCGGACTTGCTAATCCTCGAAAAGATACCCGGGAAATTAGCCAAGATCATTACCGGTAACGTTAATATTCCAACCATAGGGATCGGGGCCGGCAAGGATTGTGACGGGCAGGTTTTGATCATCCATGATTTACTGGGTCTTAATGATAAGAAGTACAAACATGCACCCCGTTATTTCGATATGAAAAGTATGGTAAAGGATGTAATCGGTCGGTACCAGGACGAGGTAGCTGAAGGTATATTCCCAGCTTTAGAACACACGAACATAATAAAGGAATCGGAGTTGTCGTTAGTCCAGGCTTGGTGCATGGAACATGAAATGGACATCTAA
- a CDS encoding YqgE/AlgH family protein — MNEWSIDTGKYIESTALLKGTFFENTRIIITEYNQEGAMGFVFNKLFPRKFNELAEFADCPPFPLYDGGPVDREHLYFIHRRPDLIEGGIKISAGIYYGGDFATAVACMKNGDLREDDIKLFIGYCGWNWKEIDGELAEGSWKPLEGVNLLQVIL, encoded by the coding sequence ATGAATGAATGGAGCATCGATACAGGCAAGTATATTGAAAGTACGGCGCTTTTAAAGGGTACCTTTTTTGAGAATACCCGCATAATAATTACCGAGTATAACCAGGAAGGTGCTATGGGCTTCGTATTCAATAAGTTGTTTCCCCGCAAGTTCAATGAATTGGCCGAATTTGCCGATTGCCCGCCGTTCCCTTTATACGACGGTGGTCCCGTTGATCGGGAACACCTATATTTTATCCATAGGAGACCGGATCTCATTGAAGGAGGTATCAAAATTTCCGCGGGCATTTATTATGGCGGCGATTTTGCCACCGCGGTAGCCTGTATGAAAAACGGTGATCTCCGCGAGGATGATATTAAACTTTTTATCGGTTATTGCGGTTGGAACTGGAAGGAGATTGATGGGGAATTAGCAGAAGGTAGCTGGAAACCATTAGAAGGTGTGAATTTATTGCAAGTGATTTTATAA
- a CDS encoding RagB/SusD family nutrient uptake outer membrane protein, protein MKKIFIIFTVALVTGITSCSKYLDQVPDDVITIEDIFKSKVNIDKFLANIYASLPNENTERYTNVQHSGVFTGAADEAVYNWSFPYSTQLNSSTWAKTDGNIASWWNDYYKAIRNASYFLQEIEAVPINQAGKLTQEEKNSYKAEARALRAMFYYFLVRTYGPVPIVGETPLDLNTPLSDLQLKRDHIDTCINYIVSELDAAAEVLSTAPLNGEIGRITKGACKAFKVEALLLAASPLWNGNTDYADFKNVDGTDLVNTTYSEAKWQRAATAAKEFINEFDGPVYNLFTIDDADPFKAAYLSCRELHLRDWNAEWIFARARSGQYQRYDRTPRHIGASADFQGGGALGATQTQVDAYFMANGLPITDPASGYQNSGFTSFKAPYDPSSRSTYNQWINREPRFYADITYNNSFWWYSSNVITNMEYDGNSGRKQSTSDVSPTGYIPRKAVQGSGFDWGALYIRLGTIYLDYVEALNEADPTNPDILTYLNAIRHRAGIPGYGEGIVPVPAGKEAMRAAIRAERRVELAFERVRFFDTRRWKIAENTNNAPIMGMNMNANGEDFYTPTIIQQRVFRKDRDYLFPIPNDETLLNLNLAQNPGW, encoded by the coding sequence ATGAAAAAGATTTTCATAATATTCACAGTCGCTTTGGTAACAGGAATAACCTCCTGCTCCAAGTACTTAGACCAGGTTCCCGATGATGTAATTACGATCGAGGATATCTTCAAATCAAAAGTAAATATTGACAAGTTTCTTGCTAATATTTATGCTTCACTTCCTAATGAAAATACAGAGCGCTATACCAATGTCCAGCACTCCGGTGTATTTACAGGTGCTGCCGATGAGGCAGTTTATAACTGGAGTTTCCCATATAGTACGCAACTAAATTCCAGTACTTGGGCTAAAACGGATGGGAATATTGCTTCTTGGTGGAATGATTACTATAAAGCAATCCGTAACGCTTCGTATTTTCTACAAGAGATAGAAGCAGTGCCTATTAACCAAGCAGGTAAATTGACGCAAGAGGAAAAGAATTCTTATAAAGCAGAGGCAAGGGCATTGCGCGCCATGTTTTATTATTTCCTAGTTCGTACCTATGGACCGGTACCAATAGTTGGAGAAACACCGCTAGATTTGAATACACCTTTGTCAGATTTACAATTGAAAAGGGATCATATTGATACATGTATTAATTATATTGTAAGTGAGTTGGATGCCGCCGCCGAAGTTTTAAGCACTGCGCCTTTGAATGGAGAAATTGGACGTATTACAAAAGGTGCCTGTAAAGCATTTAAAGTTGAGGCTTTGTTACTTGCAGCTAGTCCACTTTGGAATGGTAATACTGATTATGCGGATTTCAAAAATGTTGATGGTACTGATCTTGTAAATACGACGTATAGCGAAGCCAAGTGGCAAAGGGCAGCTACTGCGGCAAAAGAGTTTATCAACGAGTTTGATGGTCCTGTTTATAATTTATTTACCATTGATGATGCCGATCCATTTAAAGCAGCCTACCTTTCATGTAGGGAATTGCATTTAAGAGATTGGAACGCTGAATGGATTTTCGCTAGGGCAAGGTCTGGTCAGTACCAAAGGTATGATAGAACACCGCGACACATCGGGGCATCTGCTGACTTCCAAGGAGGGGGCGCTTTAGGGGCAACTCAAACACAGGTCGATGCATACTTTATGGCTAATGGTTTACCAATTACCGATCCGGCTTCCGGTTATCAAAATTCCGGATTCACATCTTTCAAAGCTCCGTACGATCCAAGTTCAAGAAGTACTTATAACCAATGGATCAACCGTGAACCTAGATTTTATGCTGATATTACTTATAATAACAGCTTCTGGTGGTATAGCTCGAATGTTATAACAAATATGGAATATGATGGTAACTCTGGTAGGAAACAAAGTACATCAGATGTCTCTCCTACAGGTTACATTCCAAGAAAAGCAGTTCAAGGTTCTGGTTTTGATTGGGGCGCTTTATATATCCGTTTAGGGACTATTTACCTCGATTATGTGGAAGCTTTAAATGAAGCTGATCCTACAAATCCTGATATTTTAACGTACTTGAATGCTATTCGTCACCGTGCTGGTATTCCTGGTTACGGGGAAGGTATCGTACCTGTTCCTGCCGGAAAAGAAGCTATGCGTGCCGCAATTCGCGCTGAAAGGCGAGTTGAATTGGCATTCGAACGTGTTCGCTTCTTCGATACCCGTCGTTGGAAAATCGCGGAAAATACGAATAACGCTCCTATCATGGGTATGAATATGAATGCAAATGGGGAAGATTTCTACACTCCGACCATCATTCAACAACGCGTATTCCGTAAAGATCGTGACTACCTGTTCCCGATCCCTAACGATGAAACCTTGTTGAATCTGAACCTTGCTCAGAATCCGGGTTGGTAA